In the genome of Fusarium poae strain DAOMC 252244 chromosome 1, whole genome shotgun sequence, the window AGGGGAAAGTGGTTTAATTGATAGGCAGCAAGATGGTCAAAATTTGTTCACTTGAATTTGGTGCATTTACGCAGCAGCCTAAGCGGCTTCTGTTTGTGAATCACTTTCTAAATTGTTGCTGCCTTGACTCCGCAAACTAGAGACTCGGAGCCAGTAAATATCTCTCCTCCTCACCAAGAGGAATTAACCTCTATCCTCCTGCATCCCCCCTCCTACCCCTGACCAAGGCCTCTGTCCCccatccttctccttctcaccAAGATTTCTGCCTATATCTCTTCTCCCACACACACATCATCATTCGAGGTTGCTCTGTTCTAAATCTAAGCGACACTCAGGTTCGCCGGATATAGCGAGAAGCATTGCATTGCCTCTGTATTTATCCTGTACCGCTTTTTCTGATGGGTCCTAATCTCCTTGTACTACCTTGGATGGACGCAATGCAGATGCAAGCGGGTCACTAAGCAATAGACTTCCTGTACCTTATCAACCCAGGGAAACATTGTGTACTATCCGCGAGATATATCGGATGTTTCTATTCTTTAACTTGAATACATTTCCAACGTCCCCGCCAACGCTGCGTATCTCCGTGCTCCACAAGGCATCCAACACGAGCTGAACAAACTTCTCCGCGGCGAAAAGTTTTGACACAGCTCAACGAGATTCAGAAGTTCTTTTCTGGCATACACGGCGCTGAGCAAAGTTAACTTGAGTTGCAACTCTTGGTACGTGGCGAGCTTCATGGCACCGCTGACCGGGTCGTCAAGCACGTAAACAAACACAAGCAGCAAGAGCGTCGGCGAAGATGGCCTACTCAAGATCGGAATTGAGATGAAACCTTCAGCAACCAGGGAATGTGACATGCAGCCACTGTCATCGCACCGGGCATACGATCCCAATATGTTCCAAGGACAGTAGCCCGCATGGTGAACATACTTACCGAAATGAAGCCAAGTACTGCCTTCCAAGTGGGAAACAAAACTTCTGTGAAGGCGCTCAACCAGTCTGGCCAATTTGCTATCCTCGATGGAGCGAATAGTGGTGCTAATTGGGGAGATGATCTTGGCGTGGGCTCTACCGACCAGAGTAATACAGAGCCTGACAACTCCAACTGCTAAGGGGAAAGGTCGGTGGAATGGAGATGAACTAAATTattgggccactttatgatATTTAGATCATACTTTTTAGGTTGTTTATTTctgtaccctaagacttaggaggtgcTACCGACTAGGTATGGTACATGGCTCGGGATGAAGGCACAGCCTGAAGAACACGAGTCTTCACAACAACACAAAAGGGGCCACCGGATTGGTTGAAGCGGCAGGATGATTCCCGTCTACGGTATTTGTTAGCACAGTATTAATCTCAACATTCTTGTCGACTTTCCTATTCTTGAGTGCTGAATACTTCTCGGTGACAATTACGCCGAGTGGGGACATCGGGGTATTGTCGCCCGTTGGTCTTGGCGCCAAAGTGATGCGACAACACAACTCCATGGTGATCTATCTATGAACGACAGCATCAGATTAATTCCAGTCAGTAAGACAAATTGATTCATGGCAATTGCTCCTTCCCCTGTTGCGTAGGGAATAAGCTTATCGTTATCGTGGCCCGGCGGGATGGCCCGTGCGTGGATTTCCTAATCGGGTAACTGgaccaaaacaccaaaacaCCAACCTCACAGATCATGATATCGGACAGTTTTTTGACGATTTCTTTAACATTTCTTCATCAAATACGTAAAACTAAAGTGGAATCATATACAGATTGATCATGCAGTTACAACGCCGCCCATATTTCCTTCCCAAGTCCCCAATTCGCTTTGCTATGCTTAGTACAGCTTAATGGCAACAGACTTGTTCTGTGTGTAGTTGGCGAGGGCTGCCTCGCCGAGTTCTCGTCCAATTCCACTCTCTTTGTATCCTCCGAATGGAAGCTGGTGGTGGAGCATGTTATAGCAGTTCACCCAGACTGTGCCGGCCTTGAGAGCGTTGGAAACGCGGAGGGCGGTGTTGAGGTTCTTGGTGTGGACAGCGGCAGCGAGACCGTAAGCGGTGTCGTGGGCGAGGTCAAGGACCTCAGCCTCGTCCTTGAACTTGGAAATAGCGCAGACGGGGCCGAAAATCTCCTCCTGCATGATCTTCATGTCGGGGCGGACGTTGGAGAAGATGGTGGGCTTGATGAAGTAACCCTTGTCACCGAGACGCTCACCACCGATCTCGACGGTGGCACCCTCGTCCTTGCCGGCCTTGATGTAGCCCATGATGCGGTCGTACTGGAGCTGAGAGACCTGAGGACCCTGGAAGGTCTCCTCGTTGAATGGGTCACCAACCTTGTTCTCCTCAGCTCGCTTCTTGAAGGCAGCGAGGAACTTGTCGTAGATGGACTCCTGGACGAAGATACGGGTACCGGCACAGCAGCACTGGCCGTGGTTGTAGTAGATACCGAAGTTGACCCAGTTAATGGCCTCCTCGATGTCGGCGTCCTCGAAGACGATGTTGGGGGACTTGCCACCAAGCTCGAGGGTGACCTTCTTGAGGTTGGAGGAAGCAGCAGCCTTCATGATCTGTCGGCCAATGACGGTGGAACCAGTGAAGGCGATCTTGTCAACGTCCATATGAGAGGAGAGAGCGGCACCGGCAGTCTTGCCGTAACCGGAGACAAGGTTGAAGACACCGGCAGGGAAACCAGCCTGCTCGATGAACTGAGTGAAGACGAGAGCGGAGAGAGGAGTCTGCTCAGCAGTCTTCATGACGACAGTGTTACCAGTGGCCAGGGCAGGTCCGATCTTCCATGCCAGCATGAGAAGGGGGAAGTTCCAGGGGATAATCTGACCGCAGACACCAATCTATGAACGAGATTAGCATTGGGATAGTGTATGCCGATATGCATAATGACTTACAGGCTCGGAGCGGGTGTAGTGGAACATCTCGGGAGCAATATCAATGGTCTTGCCCTCGATCTTGTCGGCCCAACCACCATAGTATCGGAGGCAGCCAACAACGGCACCAACATCGCCACGGGCGTTGGTGATGGACTTTCCGTTGTCGAGAGACTCGACAGCGGCGAGAAGGTCGAGGTTCTTCTCAGCGAGGTCGGCAAGCTTAAGGAGGAGGTTGCCTCGAGCCTGGGGAGTGGTTTGCTTCCACTCGCCATCGAAAGCCTTGCGGGCAGCAGTGACAGCCAGGTCGATATCCTTCTCGGTACCCTCGCAGACGGAGGTGATGACCTCCTCGGTGGAGGGGTTGATAACCTCAAACTTTCCCTTGTCGACACCCTCAACCCACTTGCCGCCGATGAAGCTAGGATATGTGTTAGTATTTTGAAGATGTTGTTATTTAGGTTACTCAGGGTGGTAGCTTACAGGCCAATGGGCTGCTGGTAAGTACCAGTAACGGGAGTGGACAGCTCGACGGTGAGAGCCATTGTGTATAGTATGCTGTGTGATATAAAGAGAGGGGGGGTATTGGGGTATCAAAGGTTAtatgaaagagaagatgagAGTTGTGGATGAGAGAGATGATCTGGAGGAGAGAATTGGAAATATCGAGGACGGGAAGCAGAGTATTTATTCTTGAGAATGACGCGGGGTTTTTCGGTTTTGGGTGGGAGAATGAAAGCACTACAGTAATGAAGGGGGGGTGTGATACGTGAACCTCGGTGGAGGTGGTGGAGGGGAGAGGGGGGTGTTGGTGTTTGGTGACGCCAACTTTCCCCGCAACAGCCTCGCCTCACACGTCTCAAGGTGCTTTTAGTTGCAATGCGAAGCAAGGTACAGAGAGGTACGTACAGCTATAGCTTGTTTTTCTAGGGGACCATGTGGGCTGTGGCCCATTCAATTGAACGGTTAACCTCTCAGAGGTTCGCACAGATTTGCGGCGGCGGCAACAAGAGTAGAGCGGCGTGAGCGGACGGACGGCATCCGGAAGAAAAGAATGGGTCCCCCGAAGAGAGGACCTTTGCGGAGCACTGTACATACTGTAATTATTGGGCTGCCGTAGTGGCAGAGGTGGAACAAGAGTGTACGGCTGGTGGTGCACCAACAGATATGGTTAGTAGTCGAAACGTCACGTAACTGTCTCGGCTTTTGGAGCTGTATCTACAGTGAATAGGTTCGGAACGGCTCAATAGTAAGAGTCTCTCTCCTCTAAGCCGGTACAACCCCAATGATGAGATGGTTCTCAAACGGCAGTGAATTGAAGCGCAGGGCATTGCAGGGATATAGATTCGGTATATTAGATGGTGCATGCCgacaaaagcaaagagtAACCTGCTACTTGTTCAACAATCTGCCAGCCACTGTTATctggctttttctttttccctATCTCTCTGGTTGGTTTACGGGATCAGCTTCTGATTCCGATGATAGAACCCGGTAGCTACCCTTTGATTCCACAACCATCTTTTTCCCCCGCCAAAGTGGATAAGAGATCTGGTAAATCTACAAATCAAAAGAGCCGATAGAAAAGCAAAGACCCGAAGCCCGTCACCAGACCTTGAAAAGCTTACCCCACAAGGAAACCCACTAGTGGCCAATGGATAGACATGCCGATGGAGTTTTAAGGAGGGGATCCCTACTAAAAAGGTCAAGCTTAACAGTAAATATGTAGTAAAAAAAGTGCGGGTTTTGAAGATTGCGAAATTGTCAGAGCTTTTTAAAGGGTCCCCCTCCGAGACGTGTCGAGGCTTTACTCGACTCATGCGTCAGCAAATACATAGCTTGAGTAAAACATGTCAAAGCTTTCGGTGGAACTCGAATATCTGTCTTCTAAAGAGAGAGATACAAAGCTGTAATACAAACAGCTTGAATTGGTAGGTTGCACACCATCTCTGACAAATCAAGCCATCAATGATGCATGCAGAACCCCGGAACCGACAATCCCAGGCACTCTAGGTAAGGACTTGCTCCTTCACTGTTGTATCTGTAAACTAGTAATGCATGAGAGGCAATGGAACATCAAGTCTCCAAAGCAGAAGCTTGGACAATTCATCCTTGAACTACGACTAAACGGTCGGTGTTATTTGCTAATAATGCCGTAGTCTAGACTACATACCTGTTACTGTTACTGTTACAGTGCAGTTGGTGCTGATCAACTCTAATGAACATGGAGGGCTCAACTAATTACATAAATCAACGACATTCTACAGTAAACCGCAGCCACATCGTGATCGAACCATACATTATTTTCCCGAACCCTTCTTCAGGTTCAAGGTCGACCAATCCCATCGCTAGCGCATTTCTTGTCGACATGCGATCAGTACAGGTTCCTTTCGTCCATTTTGGTGGTTGTGATGGTGTCTAGGGTAATGGATCTCAACCATCTGCATATCTACAGTGCAGTTGAATCCTTGCTCGGTCTGGGGAAATCATTCGATGATTTAGACCAACAACATGGGGTATTACATTACAAGCGATTCGAATGGGTGAGGTGCTGATTCACTGCTTCGGAACCGCTTTTGACCACCCCCAAGAAAAGCCATAGCCGCGTGTGAGAGGGACAAAACGGCGCAGCACCTTGATGGGCTAGATTGATTCCATTCTCCTGGCAGCCGCTACCTTGATGCAGTTTGTTTAAGAGTTGTTCTGGTGTATACTGGTGGGGCCAAGATCTTCATATCTACCGACAAATAGATaggtatattatactttcctttcttatatattaaaatttatcttcgttaaaactactaatacttataatcataagagattatagcgattatataatataataagaggttaaatatataattaagtttaattatttataatattaataaagcttttattttagctttttaattttatattaaactcttaattatatatataaatttctttatttataaattttaatttaaatagaatttcttataatttaagctattataactagaatatattaaaaagctattacttagaatatttatatttatttttaataatttaaataaaaacttttaattttataaattataatatatattaatttattatattttaaaaagtaatttatttttttataaaattaattttatttttaatataataatatattatattaaattattatattttttattaaatttattataaattcttttaaaaaataaaaaagttaaaaaattataaaattttataattaaatataattaatattatattatttttaattaataataattattctatagaaatatattttaatttttttattataaagatatatagattttaaaattaaattaaaattatatataaagc includes:
- the CLAH10 gene encoding Aldehyde dehydrogenase; translated protein: MALTVELSTPVTGTYQQPIGLFIGGKWVEGVDKGKFEVINPSTEEVITSVCEGTEKDIDLAVTAARKAFDGEWKQTTPQARGNLLLKLADLAEKNLDLLAAVESLDNGKSITNARGDVGAVVGCLRYYGGWADKIEGKTIDIAPEMFHYTRSEPIGVCGQIIPWNFPLLMLAWKIGPALATGNTVVMKTAEQTPLSALVFTQFIEQAGFPAGVFNLVSGYGKTAGAALSSHMDVDKIAFTGSTVIGRQIMKAAASSNLKKVTLELGGKSPNIVFEDADIEEAINWVNFGIYYNHGQCCCAGTRIFVQESIYDKFLAAFKKRAEENKVGDPFNEETFQGPQVSQLQYDRIMGYIKAGKDEGATVEIGGERLGDKGYFIKPTIFSNVRPDMKIMQEEIFGPVCAISKFKDEAEVLDLAHDTAYGLAAAVHTKNLNTALRVSNALKAGTVWVNCYNMLHHQLPFGGYKESGIGRELGEAALANYTQNKSVAIKLY